Proteins encoded in a region of the Carassius auratus strain Wakin chromosome 21, ASM336829v1, whole genome shotgun sequence genome:
- the polq gene encoding DNA polymerase theta isoform X2, with product MTTSTTRKIYLGQHRIVKTKGLIIADEKPHRQSSRLHQACSSATDISENRRYNEPKENQNKQWMAGDPTLAMDVEILQAIDELGPEVLKFKKDENFQQTESASLKKTSEFPQNICEQQVQNGENINPSSPGSALSPTERRRTRTQAKKENDWRDLAQKLLFSETKMTEAGGRARGHEIKCDKEYSSPQKIINSMKKTPKVANSKQKLNFRRDTSPNDSLSTSKDYILFSPTHMAAAKERSMLHQQRSMKNLSVSVLTPPPGLDLSVLGDATLPDAAQSIHMGRPADQSDKLLLSNWGLPNLVLEKYQSLGVQRMFEWQAECLTLGKVLEGQNLVYSAPTSAGKTLVSELLILKRVLETRQKAMFILPFVSVAREKMFYLQNVFQEAGVRVEGYMGNTSAAGGFSALDVAVCTIEKANGLINRLIEEDKLNLLGIVVVDELHMVGDSGRGYLLELLLTKIQYIGQKNTARGSVQNASAGVQIVGMSATLPNLDLLAHWLNAELYSTNYRPVPLMEWVKIGTNVYDGSMNLIRQFTPALPVKGDDDHIVSLCFETVQDGHSALLFCPSKNWCEKLADSIGREFYNLHHKEMQSGSGVQSISLNQEGLQDVVAQLKRAPAGLDQVLQRTVPWGVAFHHAGLTFDERDILEGAFRQGYIRVLAATSTLSSGVNLPARRVIIRTPVFNGHLLDILTYKQMVGRAGRKGVDTIGESVLVCKEAERAKGISLIQGTLKPISSCLVKREGEGVTTSMLRAILEIIVGGVASSPQDVRMYASCTLLAASIAAEQPREEEAETEARNKGAIEACIEWLMDNEFIHIQTEGDVERYCPTHLGSATLSSSLSPPEALGIFADLQRAMKGFVLENDLHILYQITPVYVDWTTIDWYQFFCLWEQLPSAMKRVAEMVGIQEGFLARSVGGKLIAKTEKQRRQMAIHKRFFTTLVLHELISEEPLGAVAKKYGCSRGQLQSLQQSASTYAGMVTVFCNRLGWHNLELLLSQFQSRLSFGVQRELCDLVRISLLNAQRARTLHSSGFVTVAEVARADVPELEKALRKAIPFKSSRQAVDESEAEAQERKSMRCIWVSGKKALTEREAAQQIVAEAQLLLQQDLALLGVEWNPASLATKTQLDSHSTEESANEKPLPSMSRCPELEEGQNITNVDKQKLLVGENSDSCSHPPLRTLEITTNSEKPVDIDSGVSSADCQPAKKCEQQSSTLHKVLKSINAKDKGCQNTQTAESSDCSSKSLQKKIGHNTCIKSACNSGSDHRVSPVSKRRRMDVVDADALPTVSESKTPPLISKDPKLISNVEELCFNKPETDCKIDKDKVNIQPFTAGLNQVIESKTHSYDPKKGGETQNVTAKKCTSKTKHLTQNKKRETVTHSFGTTSSRDETVQVKHDLVCCSVKLSKLSSPDLYTNGMEEFGDSFQLDTQTEKMLQGDDGIGNLNILKESNKHVDSESERKVINKSSFLENVNQDQNKDPVNGLSPHKIGLATEFKPKYNISLTDSQLENILNYSNQVTEEESSSNKPAEQRENHESSDQITDNSFNRSSSFLFDSLYDNSILDAMEEAAMDRDNEEEQVVEARANSNASSPELIPERRDAVSTEDLEAIQWGESSFNLSEWGDSLLIGEQYLDKINSAVKAGDGPRLGAEKPSYTDDIVSELHVSQSNEPLSRVSAERRQLNSSSFHISPGMQDIFDKWSDQFLTLSEIPGQSNSTVVEPNAAAAVVEKAVASVTNSGIYQGGPRNSKTEDFVLVPAKPVTHNDLIPPTPVSEPVTPRVKMTTSAIQSPLNVTKHRSELDPNSISSSQKVYQSCLRTNTASDLDMSLADEGFMRLSQCQSLPASNSCSPETFSIIDVASDIRLFHTFIKEWKTKDRFSFALACEKIDNTSVQTETVIGGKFKKPTTPVRKRKDGFFLKGYEDLVVIGISVCWGSKDAYFVSLQKELSDTDISASLAPPPLDETLTVEERLKQIKCCLGKESVIVSYDFIHVYKTLLLACELAMRGTFEDPKIACWLLDSSSKERTLHNMVSSFATEDLLMLEGISPGQGVQSLGIYGDSSQPGRYRAAVESVLVFRVMTQLNCLLEKDGFLDVFRKVEMPTQYCLALLELNGIGFSVAECEAQKHVMQAKLSALESQAYQLAGHSFSLTSPEDVAEVLFLELKLPPNGDLNALKNKKTLGYTRRAGARIKLSKQFSTTKDVLEKLKPLHQLPSVILEWRRITNALTKVVFPLQREKKWHSLLKMDRIHPVSQSHTATGRVSFTEPNIQNVPKDFEIQMPTLIEESQPSQNGASKTWGKRLKMNRQLAPLLKVSDESPEKGMPFSVSMRHAFVPFSGGLILAADYSQLELRILAHLSRDRRLLHVLNSGEDVFKSIAAEWKMVDPASVDDNMRQQAKQICYGIIYGMGAKSLGEQMGIDENDAACYIETFKSRYTGIQNFLRETVQKCGKNGYVQTLLGRKRFLPGIKDTNVYIKSHAERQAVNTTVQGSAADIVKLATINIQRRLEAAFPGVPTSHQHPPIRLSGRHRNQCRPSRGGFFILQLHDELIYEVAEEDVIQVAQIMKREMESVVKLYVKLRVKVKVGPSWGKLQDLDI from the exons ATGACTACTTCAACGACAAGAAAGATTTATTTGGGACAGCATCGGATTGTAAAGACAAAGGG ctTAATTATTGCAGATGAGAAACCACATAGACAATCAAGTCGCCTGCATCAAGCATGTTCCTCTGCAACGGATATATCTGAGAACAGAAGATATAATGAGCCTAAA GAAAACCAGAATAAGCAATGGATGGCAGGAGACCCCACTCTGGCGATGGATGTGGAAATTTTACAAGCTATTGATGAACTGGGTCCAGAAGTCTTGAAATTCAAAAAAGATGAAAACTTTCAACAAACTGAATCAGCATCGCTTAAAAAAACCTCTgaatttccacaaaatatttgtGAGCAACAAGTGCAAAATGGAGAAAACATCAACCCTTCAAGTCCAGGCTCAGCGTTGTCACCAACAGAGCGCAGAAGAACCAGAACACAAGCCAAAAAAGAGAACGACTGGAGGGATTTGGCCCAAAAGCTATTGTTCAGTGAAACCAAAATGACTGAAGCAGGTGGACGGGCCCGGGGCCATGAGATTAAATGTGACAAGGAATATTCTTCACCTCAAAAGATCATCAACtccatgaaaaaaacacctaaagtaGCAAACAGCAAGCAAAAGTTAAATTTCAGAAGAGATACCAGCCCAAATGACTCTCTCAGCACCTCCAAGGACTACATTCTGTTCAGTCCGACACATATGGCTGCTGCTAAAGAGCGATCAATGTTGCATCAGCAGAGATCAATGAAAAACCTTTCAGTTTCTGTGCTAACCCCTCCTCCTGGACTGGATCTCAGTGTCCTCGGTGATGCTACACTACCAGATGCAG CACAAAGCATCCATATGGGACGTCCTGCGGACCAGTCAGACAAGCTTTTGCTCTCTAATTGGGGTCTCCCTAACCTTGTTCTGGAGAAATACCAGAGTCTTGGTGTTCAGAGGATGTTTGAGTGGCAGGCTGAGTGTCTGACCTTGGGCAAAGTGTTGGAGGGCCAGAACCTGGTGTATTCTG ctcCAACCAGTGCAGGAAAAACTCTGGTTTCTGAGCTGTTAATCCTGAAGAGAGTTTTGGAAACGAGACAGAAGGCCATGTTCATTCTTCCTTTTGTGTCTGTGGCTCGTGAGAAGATGTTTTATCTTCAG AATGTATTTCAGGAGGCAGGGGTCAGAGTGGAGGGGTATATGGGTAACACTTCAGCAGCCGGTGGGTTTTCAGCTCTGGATGTAGCTGTTTGCACAATAGAGAAAGCTAATGGACTCATCAACAGACTCATTGAAGAAGACAAATTGAATCTTcttg GAATTGTTGTGGTTGATGAGCTGCACATGGTTGGGGACTCAGGGCGTGGATATCTGTTAGAACTTTTGCTTACTAAAATCCAATACATTGGCCAAAAAAACACAGCAAG GGGTTCTGTTCAAAATGCCTCTGCTGGTGTGCAGATAGTTGGTATGAGCGCCACACTGCCAAACTTGGACCTTCTTGCTCACTGGTTGAATGCTGAGCTGTATAGTACTAACTATCGTCCTGTGCCACTGATGGAGTGGGTCAAGATAGGCACAAATGTCTACGATGGATCTATGAACCTGATCAGACAGTTCACCCCAGCTCTTCCTGTAAAG GGAGATGATGATCACATTGTCAGCCTCTGCTTTGAGACGGTGCAGGATGGACACTCTGCACTGCTGTTCTGCCCTTCAAAGAACTGGTGTGAGAAACTAGCAGACAGCATTGGAAGAGAGTTTTACAATCTTCATCACAAAG AAATGCAGTCAGGCTCTGGAGTGCAGAGTATATCTCTGAATCAGGAAGGTCTCCAGGATGTTGTAGCTCAGCTCAAGCGTGCTCCTGCAGGCTTGGACCAGGTGCTCCAGCGAACGGTTCCCTGGGGGGTGGCCTTCCACCATGCAG GTCTGACATTTGATGAGAGAGATATTCTAGAAGGTGCTTTTCGTCAAGGATACATTAGGGTGCTAGCTGCCACCTCCACCTTGTCGTCTGGTGTAAATCTGCCCGCCCGTCGTGTGATTATCAGAACCCCTGTCTTTAATGGTCATTTGTTGGACATTCTAACCTATAAGCAGATGGTGGGACGAGCAGGCCGTAAAGGAGTGGACACTATAG GTGAGAGTGTGTTGGTCTGTAAAGAGGCTGAACGTGCGAAGGGCATCAGCCTCATCCAGGGCACACTCAAGCCTATCAGCAGCTGCCTGGTGAAGCGGGAGGGTGAGGGCGTCACTACCAGCATGCTCAGGGCCATCCTCGAG ATCATCGTTGGAGGAGTCGCCAGCTCACCACAGGATGTGAGGATGTATGCTTCTTGCACTCTTCTCGCAGCCAGTATTGCAGCTGAACAGCCACGTGAGGAAGAAGCTGAAACAGAAGCTCGAAACAAGGGGGCTATTGAAGCCTGCATAGAGTGGCTGATGGACAATGAGTTTATACATATACAGACGGAGGGAGATG TGGAGAGGTACTGCCCCACGCATCTGGGTTCTGCCACTCTGTCCTCATCTTTATCACCCCCAGAAGCCCTGGGGATTTTTGCAGATCTCCAAAGAGCAATGAAAGGATTTGTGTTGGAAAATGATCTCCATATCCTCTATCAG atAACACCTGTGTATGTGGACTGGACTACTATTGACTGGTACCAATTCTTCTGTTTGTGGGAACAACTACCGTCTGCAATGAAACGGGTGGCTGAGATGGTGGGCATCCAAGAAGGTTTCCTGGCCCGCTCCGTTGGTGGCAAATTAATTGCTAAAACCGAAAAGCAACGCAGACAGATGGCCATTCACAAACG ttTTTTCACAACATTAGTTCTCCATGAACTGATAAGCGAAGAACCACTTGGAGCTGTCGCAAAGAAGTACGGCTGTAGCCGAGGACAGCTTCAGTCACTTCAGCAGTCTGCCTCAACATATGCAG GTATGGTTACAGTCTTCTGTAATCGACTTGGATGGCACAATCTAGAGCTGCTTCTATCCCAGTTCCAGAGTCGTCTGAGTTTTGGAGTCCAGAGGGAGTTGTGTGATCTGGTTCGTATTTCTTTACTAAACGCTCAGAGAGCACGTACGCTCCACAGCTCCGGGTTTGTCACAGTGGCAGAGGTGGCAAGAGCTGATGTTCCTGAGTTGGAGAAGGCCCTCAGGAAAGCTATCCCTTTCAAAAG CTCCAGGCAGGCAGTGGATGAAAGCGAGGCAGAGGCTCAAGAACGTAAGAGTATGCGCTGCATCTGGGTCAGCGGGAAAAAGGCCTTGACTGAAAGGGAGGCTGCTCAGCAAATTGTGGCTGAGGCCCAGCTGCTcctccagcaggatttggctctTCTTGGGGTGGAATGGAACCCAGCATCTCTCGCAACAAAAACCCAGCTAGATTCCCATTCAACCGAGGAATCAGCCAACGAAAAACCACTACCGTCTATGTCAAGGTGTCCAGAACTTGAAGAGGGGCAAAATATAACCAATGTGGACAAACAAAAATTGTTGGTGGGTGAAAATTCTGACAGTTGTTCCCATCCTCCTTTGAGGACATTAGAGATCACTACTAATTCAGAAAAGCCAGTGGATATTGACTCCGGTGTATCATCTGCTGACTGTCAACCTGCTAAAAAATGTGAACAGCAATCAAGTACATTGCATAAAGTTCTAAAATCAATAAATGCGAAAGACAAGGGCTGTCAAAATACCCAAACAGCTGAGTCATCGGATTGCTCTTCAAAatcacttcaaaaaaaaattggacacaatacCTGTATAAAAAGTGCCTGCAACTCTGGCAGTGACCATCGTGTAAGTCCAGTTTCGAAACGTAGAAGGATGGATGTTGTGGACGCTGATGCACTACCCACAGTCAGTGAATCAAAAACACCACCTCTAATCTCAAAAGACCCTAAACTAATATCAAATGTTGAAGAACTTTGCTTTAATAAACCTGAAACTGATTGTAAAATAGATAAAGATAAGGTGAATATCCAGCCATTCACTGCTGGACTGAACCAAGTCATTGAGTCAAAAACTCACTCGTATGATCCAAAAAAGGGAGGAGAAACACAAAATGTCACTGCGAAAAAGTGCACAtctaaaactaaacatttaactcaaaataaaaagCGAGAAACAGTTACTCACAGTTTTGGGACAACCAGCAGCAGAGATGAAACTGTCCAAGTTAAACATGATTTagtttgttgttctgtgaagCTTAGCAAGCTTAGCTCTCCTGACTTGTACACAAATGGAATGGAAGAGTTTGGTGATAGTTTTCAACTTGATACACAGACTGAAAAGATGCTTCAAGGGGATGATGGCATTGGTAATTTAAACATTCTCAAAGAAAGTAACAAACATGTTGATtcagaaagtgagagaaaagttaTCAACAAGTCATCTTTCCTGGAAAATGTGAATCAAGACCAAAACAAAGACCCAGTTAATGGTTTATCACCTCATAAGATTGGCCTGGCCACTGAATTCAAACCGAAATATAACATCTCGCTTACTGATAGCCAGTTGgagaatattttaaattacagtaaCCAGGTTACTGAAGAAGAATCAAGTTCCAATAAACCTGCAGAGCAAAGGGAAAATCATGAGTCCTCTGATCAAATTACTGACAACAGCTTCAACCGGAGTAGCAGTTTTCTGTTTGACAGTCTCTACGACAACTCAATCTTGGATGCCATGGAGGAGGCAGCAATGGATCGAGACAACGAAGAAGAACAGGTGGTTGAAGCGCGTGCCAATTCAAACGCCTCTTCTCCAGAACTCATTCCGGAGAGAAGAGATGCAGTGTCAACGGAGGATCTGGAAGCAATCCAATGGGGGGAATCATCTTTCAATCTTTCAGAATGGGGAGATTCACTACTTATTGGAGAACAGTACCTTGATAAAATTAACAGTGCTGTCAAGGCTGGTGATGGCCCAAGATTGGGTGCAGAGAAGCCCAGTTATACAGATGACATTGTGTCTGAACTACATGTATCACAAAGCAATGAGCCTCTTTCAAGGGTTTCAGCTGAAAGACGCCAattaaacagttcatcatttcaCATCAGCCCAGGAATGCAGGATATTTTTGACAAATGGTCTGATCAGTTTTTAACTCTATCTGAGATTCCAGGGCAGTCAAATTCAACAGTGGTGGAACcaaatgctgctgctgctgttgtcgAAAAAGCTGTAGCCTCAGTTACAAACAGTGGAATTTATCAGGGAGGTCCAAGAAACTCAAAAACAGAAGATTTTGTGTTAGTCCCGGCCAAACCAGTGACTCACAATGACCTTATTCCTCCCACGCCAGTTTCTGAACCAGTCACACCACGAGTTAAAATGACCACTTCAGCTATACAATCACCTCTTAATGTCACCAAGCACAGGTCTGAACTGGATCCAAATTCTATATCCAGTTCCCAGAAAGTTTATCAGTCTTGTTTGAGGACAAACACAGCATCAGATTTAGACATGTCTCTGGCTGATGAGGGCTTTATGAGGCTTTCTCAGTGTCAGTCACTTCCTGCTTCAAACTCCTGCAGTCCAGAAACATTCTCCATAATCGATGTGGCAAGTGATATAAGGCTTTTCCATACATTTATAAAGGAGTGGAAAACGAAGGACAGATTTTCTTTTGCTCTTGCCTGTGAAAAGATAGACAACACCTCGGTGCAAACTGAGACAGTTATAGGTGGAAAATTCAAAAAAC CTACTACCCCAGTGAGGAAAAGAAAAGATGGCTTCTTTCTTAAGGGATATGAGGATCTTGTTGTCATTGGCATATCTGTATGCTGGGGATCAAAAGATGCTTATTTTGTGTCTCTACAAAAGGAGCTGTCAGACACAG ATATAAGTGCCAGTTTAGCTCCACCACCTCTTGATGAGACCCTTACAGTTGAGGAGCGACTGAAGCAAATAAAGTGCTGCTTGGGAAAAGAATCAGTGATAGTCTCTTATGATTTCATTCATGTTTACAAGACCCTGCTACTTGCATGTGAGCTTGCTATGCGTGGCACATTTGAAGACCCAAAG ATTGCATGCTGGCTTCTGGATTCAAGCTCCAAAGAGCGCACTCTCCACAACATGGTATCCAGCTTTGCTACTGAGGATCTCCTGATGCTGGAAGGAATTAGTCCTGGTCAGGGTGTGCAGAGTTTAGGCATCTATGGAGATTCCAGTCAGCCTGGACGCTACAGAGCTGCTGTTGAGTCTGTTCTGGTCTTCAGAGTCATGACGCAACTCAACTGTCTTCTTGAAAAGGATGGTTTCTTAG ACGTATTCAGGAAAGTAGAGATGCCCACCCAGTACTGCCTGGCATTGTTGGAGCTAAATGGAATTGGGTTTAGTGTTGCTGAATGTGAGGCTCAAAAACATGTGATGCAGGCCAAGCTAAGTGCTCTTGAATCCCAAGCTTATCAGCTAGCGGGACACAGCTTCTCACTTACCAGTCCAGAGGATGTAGCAGAG GTATTGTTTCTTGAGTTGAAGCTGCCTCCcaatggagatttaaatgctctAAAGAATAAGAAGACGCTGGGCTACACTAGGAGAGCAGGAGCCCGTATCAAACTTTCCAAGCAGTTCAGTACAACTAAG GATGTTTTAGAAAAGCTCAAGCCACTGCATCAGTTACCAAGTGTTATTCTTGAGTGGAGAAGGATCACGAATGCATTGACAAAAGTGGTTTTCCCCTTGCAACGAGAGAAGAAGTGGCACTCACTTCTGAAGATGGACCGAATACATCCAGTTTCACAGTCACACACTGCCACAG GTCGCGTGAGCTTTACTGAACCAAACATTCAAAATGTCCCTAAAGATTTTGAAATTCAGATGCCAACACTTATAgaagaaagtcaaccatcacagAATGGTGCAAGCAAAACATG GGGTAAACGATTAAAAATGAACCGGCAGTTGGCACCCCTTTTAAAGGTATCAGACGAATCACCAGAAAAAGGGATGCCATTTTCTGTCAGCATGAGGCatgcttttgttcctttttcag GAGGTCTGATTCTGGCTGCTGACTACTCACAGTTGGAGCTCCGCATTTTAGCTCATCTGTCCCGGGACAGGCGGCTCCTCCATGTGCTCAACAGTGGTGAAGATGTGTTTAAAAGCATAGCAGCAGAGTGGAAAATGGTAGACCCTGCTTCAGTTGATGATAATATGAGGCAACAAGCCAAACAG ATTTGTTATGGAATAATCTATGGCATGGGAGCAAAGTCACTTGGAGAACAAATGGGCATCGATGAGAATGATGCTGCTTGTTATATTGAGACGTTTAAATCCAGATACACTg GCATACAGAACTTTCTGCGTGAAACTGTGCAGAAATGTGGGAAAAATGGTTATGTGCAGACGTTACTTGGAAGGAAGCGTTTTTTGCCTGGAATAAAAGACACAAATGTTTACATAAAGTCTCAC GCAGAGCGACAGGCAGTAAACACAACCGTCCAGGGCTCTGCTGCTGACATTGTTAAGTTAGCAACCATCAACATCCAGCGCAGATTGGAGGCAGCATTTCCTGGAGTTCCCACATCACATCAACACCCTCCAATCAGACTGA GTGGTAGGCACAGAAACCAGTGTAGACCCTCTCGAGGAGGCTTTTTTATACTTCAGCTGCATGATGAACTAATCTATGAGGTTGCAGAGGAAGATGTCATTCAG GTTGCACAGATTATGAAGCGAGAAATGGAAAGTGTTGTGAAATTGTATGTTAAGCTCAGAGTAAAAGTCAAAGTGGGACCAAGCTGGGGTAAACTTCAAGACCTggacatttaa